GATCCGGCCGATATCGCGCGTAGAGCGTTGGAGCACGCACGGCGGAAGTTTCTCGATGTGGTGATCGTTGACACAGCCGGTCGTTTGCACATCGATGAAGCCATGATGGACGAGGCCAAGCGCGTCCATGCTGCCGTCAATCCCATCGAGACGTTGTTTGTCGTCGACAGCATGACGGGCCAGGACGCGGCCAATACCGCGAAGGCATTCGATGAAGCCTTGCCCCTGACCGGTGTTGTGCTGACAAAAATCGATGGTGATGCACGAGGCGGTGCCGCGCTTTCGATTCGGCAAATCACCGGCAAGCCCATCAAGCTCATGGGGATTGGTGAGAAGACCGATGCGTTGGAGCCGTTCCATCCGGATCGCCTGGCATCCCGAATTCTCGGTATGGGTGACGTGCTGACGCTGGTCGAGGAAGTCGAGCGGACAGCAGATAAGGAAAAGGCCGACAAGCTGGCGCGCAAGCTGCAGAAAGGTAAAGGCTTGACGCTCTCGGACTATCGCGATCAATTGAATCAGATGATGAATTTGGGGGGGGTCAAAGGCATCATGGAGAAGCTTCCGGGTGCGATGCAGATGCCGGAAGCCGCCAAAAGCCAGGTGGGTGACCGCGACATTCGACGAATGATCGCCATCATCAATTCCATGACCGCGCTGGAACGACGTCGGCCGGAGATTATCAAGGCGTCCCGTAAGCGGCGAATCGCGAACGGTTCCGGTACACAGTTGTCGGATGTCAACCGGTTGCTGAAGCAGTTCTCCCAGACCCAGAAAATGATGAAACGCTTTAGCAAGGGTGGTATGGCGAAGCTGATGCGGGGCGGTCGTTTGCCGCCTGGGATGGGATTTTAGCCTCAATAATGCGCTTAAGTACGCTCGCTCGTCGCGCTGCCGCAGCCGCTGTTTAGCTCAGCCGACTCAAAAGCGGTTTCCTTGTGACGGAAGATCCCTTAGAATAGCGCGTTTTCATCGCCGGGTTGTCTGTCTTGGCGCGGAATTTTCCGAGAGGGAATAGAAACTTACATGGTCACCATTCGCTTATCTCGCGGGGGCGCAAAGAAGCGGCCCTTTTATCACATTGTGGTTGCTGATAGTCGATGCCCCCGTGACGGGCGTTACATCGAGCGTCTTGGTTTCTTTAATCCCCAGGCATCTGGTGAGGAAGAGTCCCTGCGTTTGGATAAGGACCGCATCGATTATTGGTTGAGTCAAGGTGCTCAGGCGAGCGAGCGTGTCGCCAAGCTGCTGAAGAAGGCAAGCTGATTTAGCCGATAGTGGTTTCGAGCACGTTAGAGCGCCGTGTGGTGGATCGGGCTGTGCCCCAGGTCGATCCGGATCGGCTGATCGTAATGGGCAGAATCACCGGTTTGTTTGGCGTCCGGGGTTGGGTCAAAGTCTATTCCCACACGCGTCCGCCCGAGGGCCTGTTTGATCATTCGCAGTGGCAAGTCCGGCGTGGTTCGGAGTGGCTCCAATTTAAGTTGGATTCGGCCCAGGTCCATGGCAAGGCATTCATTGCCAAGCTGGAAGGTGTGGACTCGCGAGATGCGGCGGCCGACTTGACGGGTTCGGATATCGCTGTACCCCGATCTGCGTTACCGCCGTCTGATGACAGCGGCTATTTTTGGGCGGATCTGGTGGGATGCCGGGTCGCCACGGTCGACGGCGTCGAACTCGGTGAGGTTTCCAATATGATGGAAACCGGTGCCAACGATGTGATGATTGTGCACGGGGCGCGAGAGCGGTTAATTCCTTTTGTGCGACCGGATGTGATCAAAGACGTGGATTTGGCACGCGGTGTGATCACGGTGGATTGGGATCCGGAGTTTTGAGGTTGGCCGCGATCGCGGCCAGCAAGATTTAAAGATGCAATTCGACGTCGTGACGCTGTTTCCGGAGATGGTAGACACAATCTCGCGGATGGGTGTTGTGGGTCGAGCGGTGTCCGACGGCTTGATTGGCGTGCGGTGTTGGAATCCCCGGGACTACACCCAGGACCTGCACCGGACCGTGGATGATCGTCCCTACGGTGGCGGCCCAGGGATGGTTTTAAAGGTCGAGCCGCTCAGGGCTGCTATAGACGCCGCGGTATTACAAGCGCCCGAGGGCAGCCCGGTGATTTATTTAAGCCCTCAGGGTGACCGACTCACGCAAGAGATGGCCGAAGAGTTGGCCGCACTTCCAGGGTTGGTTTTGATCGCCGGGCGTTACGAAGGGATCGATCAGCGAGTTATTGATTCGATGGTCGATCGAGAAGTCTCCGTTGGTGACTACGTCCTTAGTGGTGGTGAGTTGCCGGCGATGGTGGTCGTGGATTCGGTTGCCCGCTTGATACCCGGTGTACTGGGCGATACGGAATCTGCGAAGCGGGATTCTTTCTCAGAAGGGTTGTTGGATTTTCCACACTATACGCGGCCGGACGTACTTGATGTTGGAGCCGTTCCGGACGTATTGCTGAGTGGAGACCATGCCCGAATTGAACGTTGGCGATTGAAGCAGGCGCTTGGTCGGACTTGGTTGAGACGGCCGGATTTGCTGCAATCGATCCAGCTGGATGCGCAACAGCGGATGCTGCTGGATGAGTTTGTTACAGAGTTCGAACAGAATCAGTGCCGAGATGGCAATGAAGGAAATGGCGATGACTGACATTATCCGTGAAATTGAAGCCGAGCAGATGCAACGTGAGGTGCCCGAATTCGGGCCCGGCGATACGGTGGTCGTGCAGGTTAAGGTGAAGGAAGGTGAACGTGAACGTCTCCAAGCCTTCGAAGGCGTTGTGATTGCCAAGCGTAACCGGGGATTGAACTCCTCGTTCACCGTGCGCAAGGTGGCGCATGGCGAAGGGGTGGAGCGGGTATTTCAGACCTACAGTCCGGCTATCGAAGGCGTTGAAGTTAAGCGCCGAGGTGATGTGCGTCGCGCCAAGCTTTACTACCTTCGCGAGCGGCAGGGTAAGGCGGCTCGTATTAAAGAGAAGCTCTCGACGAAGTCGAACGGCTAACGACCTTTCCTTTTTCGGTCTGTTATGCGCGAGCCCACAGATTTTCTGTGGGCTCGCTTCGTTTATGGGGGCGGGAATGTTTTTCCGACGGTGGATAGTTCCGATCGGCGGCCGATCTATGCAACACTCCATGGTCAAAGTCGTCACTACACGGCTTTGGAATAGCCGACGAGTGCAGTCGCAGCACGACGAAAAAGGTGAGATCGAATGGCGAAACGTAGCGGTGGGCTGATGCGATACGTGGGCAAGATCATGAACGTGATCGATACCGTGCGCCGGATGCTTGTTAATCTGGTGTTTCTCGGCATATTGGTGTTTGTGTTGCTCACCCTACGAGGCGACATCGGTGTATCCATTCCCGACGGCGCTGCCTTGATTGTCTCGCCCATTGGTGAGTTGGTCGAACAGTATGAGGGTGATCCGAGCGAATACGCCTTGCGGTCTTTTGTCGGCGCGGCTCCTCGCGAAACGCGCGTCCGGGATTTGGTATGGGCAATTGAACAGGCCAAAGACGATGATCGGATCAGGGCGCTGGTGTTGCAGTTTGGCGAGTTCCACGGCGGACATTTGTCCAAGTTAACTGTCGTGGCGGATGCCATCGAGAAGTTTAAAGTCAGCGGGAAACCCGTTCTCAGCTACGGCGATGCGTACTATCAAGACGCCTATTATCTTGCTGCCCATGCCGATGAAGTTCACCTTCACCCGATGGGTATGGTGTTGCTCGAAGGCTATGGCGTATTTGGTAAATACTTTAAGGATTTGCTCGATAATATTGACGTAAAAGTTAATGTGTTTCGCGTAGGCGAGTTCAAGTCCGCCGTGGAGCCATTCTTGCGCAACGATATGTCAACCGAGGCCCGCGAAGCGAATGAGGACTGGCTCGGCGATCTGTGGACGGCGTACAAAACCGACGTTGCGACGATGCGTTCGCTCGCTGCGCAGGCGCTGCAGGACTACTCCGATGGGTTTGATGCGTTGATTGCGAATCATCAGGGCGATACGGCGTCGTTGGCTCAAAATTATGGTCTGGTGACCCGGATATCCGATCGACCTGCGTTCCGGGAACGGATGATCGACCTGGTAGGTGAGAATGGTGCGGGCGGTTACGCCCACGTTTTCAGTGAGGATTACCTGTTCGCTCGCCGGAGAGAAGTGAGTGCCCCCGCGCAGCCGGCGGAGATTGGGGTGGTGGTTGTTGCTGGCGCGATCGTCGATGGCGAGCCCATGCCCGGATCGGTCAGCGGCGATCGGATCGCTGAACAAATCCGGGAGGCGCGACGCGACGAGACGATTCGCGCCATCGTGTTGCGCGTGGATAGTCCCGGTGGGAGTGCCTTTGCCTCCGAGGTGATTCGGCGAGAGTTGGCACTCACGCGAGAGGCGGGAAAACCGGTCGTGGTGTCGATGGGCAGCGTCGCTGCTTCCGGCGGTTATTGGATAGCCACCGCTTCGGATCAGATTTGGGCATCTCCGGTTACCATCACCGGTTCGATCGGTGTTTTTGGTGTGATCCCGACTTACGAGGGCACGCTGGCAAAACTGGGTATTTACTCCGACGGCGTGGGGACAACACGACTGGCCGGTGGATTGCGCCTGGATCGAGATCTAGAGCCCCAGTTGGCCCGTTCTATTCAGCAGATGGTGGAAGGAACCTACCGCGAGTTTCTAAAGCACATAAGCGATGCGCGCCAGATGACACCGGAGGCCATCGACAAGATCGCGCGTGGCAGAGTGTGGAGTGGTCAGGACGCTGCGGAGCTGGGTTTGGTGGATGCGATGGGTGAGTTGCCTGACGCGTTGGATGCAGCGGCGGAGTTGGCGGGGCTGGGTGACGACTACACCCATCGCTATATCGCCCCGGATCGCCAAGTGTATGAAGTGTTGTTCGATCAGATGCGAAGTGGTGTGTTGATCGATGAGATCCGCCGGCTTGCGAAACATATTTTACTTGACGCCACTCAGGTCACGACCTTGATACCTACCGTGTGGCAACTTGCCGATCCGAAGGGGATCTACGCTTACTGTGACTGTGATCCCGGTTGACTTGCAGAGGAACCGGTATGTGTGAGTTGCTCGGTATGAGCGCCAACGTACCAACGGATATCGTATTCAGTTTCAGCGGATTGATTCGTCGCGGGGGTGCTACGGGCCCCCACAGCGATGGCTGGGGAATCGCGTTCTACGAAGGTCGGGGCTGCCGAGCGTTTCATGATCCCGTTGCCGGTGCGAATTCCGAAATCGCCGAACTGGTTCGTCATTATCCCATCAAAAGCCGGACTGTGATTAGTCATATCAGGAAGGCTAATCGAGGTCGGGTGTGTCTGGAAAATACCCATCCTTTTCTGCGGGAGCTATGGGGGCGCACATGGTGTTTTGCTCACAATGGCCAGTTATCGGGTATCAAAAAACTGCCGTTGGAGTATTTTCACCCCGTTGGTACAAGCGACAGTGAGTTCGCATTCTGCTGGTTGCTGGATAGATTACGGCGACGCTTTGGCGCGACACCCCCCAGTCAAGGAAAATTAACCGCCGTGATTCGTGACTGCCTTGTCGAGCTCAGTGATTATGGGGTATTTAACGTGTTGCTTAGCGACTCACGGCAATTGCTTGTGCATTGCAGTACACGTTTGACATGGATCACCCGCGAAGCGCCCTTTGGTCGGGCCCGTTTGGTGGATTCGGACATGGCGGTGGATTTTAGCCAGCTTACCTCGCCCGGTGACGTAGTCAGCGTGATCGCCACAGATCCATTGACGCACGACGAGCGTTGGACCCCGATGTCGCCCGGCGAGAGCTTGGTTTTTCGGGCGGGACGCCCGCACAAAATTCCTACGACGAGGCCCTAGCGCGGCTGCCAAGTGCTTCGGTTTCCACTCTCTATAACGACCGGATACGGTTGTCCTTTCACCTCAAGTTAAGTTGGGCTATGCCGCTAAGATTCCTAGCGGAAAACATGCGAACGGACCCTAATCGCAGACTGATTTAATGAGCGTTCAAAGGGCCGGCAAGATGGACGACCCGGAGTTACCGCTGTGTTGGTCGTGGCCGGTTCGCGTTTTCTCATGACAGTTCGCAGTTTGCCTGATTTTTCGGCCGTTGCGGCGTATAAGCAGAACATAGAATGAGGAAGAACATGAGGTCGACGGATCATCCAACGGATCCTTTGGGTTTGCCCGGTCATTCAGAAAAAAATATTCCCACCGCCGAGCCGCGACCGGCTGTTTCGGCCAGTTGAGCGTGTTGCGACCGTGACAGAACGCACCCGCTTGCCGGGGGGGCTTTCCCCGTACCACAGCAGATCCTTACTGGTTCTGCTGTGGTCAGTGGCGGCATTGTCCTTGGCCGCTGTGTTGGTCGTCTGGTTTACGGCGGAAAGTGCGACCGGGAGCGGGTTGAAGACGTTTGTGCC
This Pseudomonadota bacterium DNA region includes the following protein-coding sequences:
- the rplS gene encoding 50S ribosomal protein L19, which produces MTDIIREIEAEQMQREVPEFGPGDTVVVQVKVKEGERERLQAFEGVVIAKRNRGLNSSFTVRKVAHGEGVERVFQTYSPAIEGVEVKRRGDVRRAKLYYLRERQGKAARIKEKLSTKSNG
- the rimM gene encoding ribosome maturation factor RimM (Essential for efficient processing of 16S rRNA), with protein sequence MVSSTLERRVVDRAVPQVDPDRLIVMGRITGLFGVRGWVKVYSHTRPPEGLFDHSQWQVRRGSEWLQFKLDSAQVHGKAFIAKLEGVDSRDAAADLTGSDIAVPRSALPPSDDSGYFWADLVGCRVATVDGVELGEVSNMMETGANDVMIVHGARERLIPFVRPDVIKDVDLARGVITVDWDPEF
- the sppA gene encoding signal peptide peptidase SppA, whose translation is MAKRSGGLMRYVGKIMNVIDTVRRMLVNLVFLGILVFVLLTLRGDIGVSIPDGAALIVSPIGELVEQYEGDPSEYALRSFVGAAPRETRVRDLVWAIEQAKDDDRIRALVLQFGEFHGGHLSKLTVVADAIEKFKVSGKPVLSYGDAYYQDAYYLAAHADEVHLHPMGMVLLEGYGVFGKYFKDLLDNIDVKVNVFRVGEFKSAVEPFLRNDMSTEAREANEDWLGDLWTAYKTDVATMRSLAAQALQDYSDGFDALIANHQGDTASLAQNYGLVTRISDRPAFRERMIDLVGENGAGGYAHVFSEDYLFARRREVSAPAQPAEIGVVVVAGAIVDGEPMPGSVSGDRIAEQIREARRDETIRAIVLRVDSPGGSAFASEVIRRELALTREAGKPVVVSMGSVAASGGYWIATASDQIWASPVTITGSIGVFGVIPTYEGTLAKLGIYSDGVGTTRLAGGLRLDRDLEPQLARSIQQMVEGTYREFLKHISDARQMTPEAIDKIARGRVWSGQDAAELGLVDAMGELPDALDAAAELAGLGDDYTHRYIAPDRQVYEVLFDQMRSGVLIDEIRRLAKHILLDATQVTTLIPTVWQLADPKGIYAYCDCDPG
- a CDS encoding class II glutamine amidotransferase, which gives rise to MCELLGMSANVPTDIVFSFSGLIRRGGATGPHSDGWGIAFYEGRGCRAFHDPVAGANSEIAELVRHYPIKSRTVISHIRKANRGRVCLENTHPFLRELWGRTWCFAHNGQLSGIKKLPLEYFHPVGTSDSEFAFCWLLDRLRRRFGATPPSQGKLTAVIRDCLVELSDYGVFNVLLSDSRQLLVHCSTRLTWITREAPFGRARLVDSDMAVDFSQLTSPGDVVSVIATDPLTHDERWTPMSPGESLVFRAGRPHKIPTTRP
- the rpsP gene encoding 30S ribosomal protein S16, whose amino-acid sequence is MVTIRLSRGGAKKRPFYHIVVADSRCPRDGRYIERLGFFNPQASGEEESLRLDKDRIDYWLSQGAQASERVAKLLKKAS
- the trmD gene encoding tRNA (guanosine(37)-N1)-methyltransferase TrmD; this encodes MQFDVVTLFPEMVDTISRMGVVGRAVSDGLIGVRCWNPRDYTQDLHRTVDDRPYGGGPGMVLKVEPLRAAIDAAVLQAPEGSPVIYLSPQGDRLTQEMAEELAALPGLVLIAGRYEGIDQRVIDSMVDREVSVGDYVLSGGELPAMVVVDSVARLIPGVLGDTESAKRDSFSEGLLDFPHYTRPDVLDVGAVPDVLLSGDHARIERWRLKQALGRTWLRRPDLLQSIQLDAQQRMLLDEFVTEFEQNQCRDGNEGNGDD
- the ffh gene encoding signal recognition particle protein, which encodes MFDNLTERLNRTILNLRGKGRLSEENIQEAIKEVRMALLEADVALPVVRDFVDHVRQRAIGQEVTTSLTPGQVFVRIVQEELVKVLGGETVEINLRTQPPAVIMLAGLQGAGKTTTAAKLAKYLKERLRKRVLLASCDIYRPAAIQQLETLAGQVGAEFFPSETTEDPADIARRALEHARRKFLDVVIVDTAGRLHIDEAMMDEAKRVHAAVNPIETLFVVDSMTGQDAANTAKAFDEALPLTGVVLTKIDGDARGGAALSIRQITGKPIKLMGIGEKTDALEPFHPDRLASRILGMGDVLTLVEEVERTADKEKADKLARKLQKGKGLTLSDYRDQLNQMMNLGGVKGIMEKLPGAMQMPEAAKSQVGDRDIRRMIAIINSMTALERRRPEIIKASRKRRIANGSGTQLSDVNRLLKQFSQTQKMMKRFSKGGMAKLMRGGRLPPGMGF